The sequence below is a genomic window from Lolium perenne isolate Kyuss_39 chromosome 4, Kyuss_2.0, whole genome shotgun sequence.
AAATACAAGTTTGCTGCAACGATTAATGAGGAACTATCTGGGAATTTTAGATAGCCCTAGATAATGCAAGCAGTAGTTACCTCAATGTACTGTTGAATATTTGTGCCTCAAGGCAACACACAAGTTCATGAAGTTACAATACATAAAATAGTTATCTTTTGGAACTGAAACAACATTTCATTATTTCTGAATGCTTCATTGGAAATGTTCAAACAGAAACTAATCTTTCAGGATATGTCATTTATAAGTATTGTCTAGAATTCAGACGGAAACTAACCATTGTAAATGTTCAAACACAAACTAACCTTAAGGGGaaaatatggtgattatcaacCATAATTACCTAAATTTAAGACTAATAGTTCATCAAAAGATGATTGGGTTTGTCTCTTCAATATTTTAATTTGCCTACAACCTTCATTTAAAATGATACTACCACGGTTGTGAAAATTTAACATATCAAGTACAACACACATACATGTGGAGATAGACTACCAGCAGCAAAATAACCATAATATAATACACTATCTTCAATTCCACAGGTTCAAACTATATGACCAGTTAAATGAAATAGCACATTCCTCAGCTGAGTATCCACAATTACTACACAATAGAGCAAACGGAAATGCTACCTTGAGGTTGGCCTTCTATCAGGGCCAGCACCATTGATGTTAACTGCCTAAGATAGTAAGATGGCAAGATAATTTTTCAAGGATACGTCATGGAGAGACGTATCGGTTTCATAGACACTCTAGGCACATGTGCCACGGAGTGCAACCCCACGCTGCGGGTAGGCAGTCCACACACGCTACGGGACTACTTGCGGCATCTCCACTTATCCACTACTGCGATGGCAAGATAATGAATGATGGGAAAATGATTCTTCACACTCATCATAATATAAGCAAATATTGAGTGCAAAGTAATACCTGACGAGAAGACAGCATCAATCCAAGAGTGTTAGTGGTGAACTGGTGATCACCTCACTATAGTCAAACAAAAATGTCAATTAATTATTGGTACTGGTAAGTAAAACTGAACCAAAGCGCGCTGCTCATTCAAGCCTTGCAATATAGGTAATGCAAATTAGATGAGAGCCTCATCAGAGGTTTCCAACAGGTTGTAACTATATGCATTTCATCCAGCATTGTTGGTCCGCAGCAGCAGAAGTAATCCAGAAGAACCTTCAGTTTTTTATGACACCTAAGAGCCCTTCAACTAAATGCATGAAGTATAAATAGCCACGGAAAGCTGATATATGAAACATGAAGCACAACGATGAGGATTGGGCAGAGGTATTCCATACACAATTGTCATGGGTGCTCGAGGCATTCCATGGAAGTAGAGGGAAGGTTGAGGCTGGGAGCCTGGGAGGGGAGTCCGGTAGTGAAAGACTCGTCACACGCTAAGACTATCAGTTCTTCCACTTTGGTCAAGGTTCTCATGCCCGGTTTCGGTTAGAATGCAGCCAGACCCTACAGGTTGTCATGCCCGGTTTCGGTTACTGGAGGACAGATATTCTAACAGAAAATGACTGGAAAATGTCAATAGAAATCCTTGGCAGGGGAGTACAACGGAAAGGGTCTGGTCCTGGCTTCTAAACTTTGTAACCCACAGGATTCCATTTCACATCAACAGGCACGAGCATCAAAAGATCAAAATAGGCAGGAAACTCAGCAATTCATCCAGAAATCAGTGACGCAGAGACCATCTTTAACATTTGCAGCGTTCACGGACGCAACCTGAACTTCACGACTGCAAGAGATCACGAAATTCCCAATCGAACATCACCGCACACGAGCATCACAAGGTACTACCAACTACTACTACCGAGAGTTCCACCACCACACCCTAAACAGACCAGATAGCTAGAGTTATTTATCAAGATCCAAAGCTCAGACGCCGGTGGAGCCGAACCCTCCCTCTCCCCTGagggtggcgtcgaggtcctccaCCTCCGCGACCTCCGGCGTGGCGATGACCTGGATAATCAGCTGCGCGATGCGGTCCCCAGGCTTGACGGCGAAGTCCACCTCCGAGTGGTTGAAGAGCACGACGCCCACCGGGCCGCGGTAGTCCGCGTCGATCACGCCGGCGCCCACGTCGATGGAGTGCTTCAGCGCCAGACCGGACCTCGGCGCTGCAGAAAGCAGAcgagcatttcatcaaacacatgAGGGGCGAACAGAAAGGAAAAGAGAGTATAATCTAAAAAGAGCATCTCGTGATCTAGCCCAGCAGCGAGCTTACCGACGCGCGCGTAGGTCCCCTCTGGGATGGCGATGCTGAGGTCGGTGGCCACCAGCGCCTTGCCCCTGGCCGGCACGGTCACCTCCACCGCGCTGAGATTAAACAAGAAACAGTCAGCGAACCAGGCAAAAATCGTCTGCGAGGAACTTCGGTGAGAGGCGGGGACAATGGATTACCTGGAGAGGTCGTAGCCTGCGGCGAGGGCGGAGCCGCGACGGGGCAGGATGGCGTTCTCGGAGAGCTTCTTGACCTTGAGCAGAGGCGCGATCTTGGTGATCTTGTGGGGAGGCTCCTGCACggagtcggcggcggcggcgccgttgGTAGCGGCCATGGCGACGGACGGGAAGGTTCTTGGGGGGAGGCGgcgagggagaggaggggaggagTTGTGGTGTGGTcggaggtggcggtggtggcggaggGCGATAAATAGGGAGGCGGCGAGGCGGGAAGCGGAGCGGATGGCGCCAAATTCTCCCGCCATAAAAATTTGCCGGTCGTGCCATCGACCGCCGGTTTGGTCTCCAAAGCGTCGGGACGCGAGCGGCGTGGGGCTCCGCTGTGGGTAGTGTGAGACTGTGATACTGTCAAACGTACGCGGCTACGCGTGAGTGCTGTTTACCCAtgtgtttttcttttcttttccagcAAAGTTTTCGTACTTTTGCGTTTCCTTACTTACATGATTTCGTACTAAGGTAATTATACCATTGGTTCAAAAAGTTGTCCTTTTGATGcactttggtcccatttacttgtAAATAGTGGTGGAATAGTTCCAACTCCATCCATCCAAGTTAATAGATCTTGTGTGTATCTTTAGGTTGTCAATTGTGCGTATCTTCGGGTTGTCAAGTTTATCCATCCATCTGAGGAGATTTCCTCTTTACTTTCAATTTTATTGAATTGGAAGGAAGGCACGCTGCGATGGTGTGGTTGTCGTCGTTGTCCTCGTTCATGTCGTCGATTTCCCGGGATGCTGCTAAACCCGCAGTACCGAGGGTGGCAGGACTAGCCACCGGACTATGGTACGTCATCAGTTTCCTCGATTTTGCTCTGAATTTTCGCTTCCGTCTTTGGTGTTCTAACCACATGGCTTAGGGTTCATCGCTCATGATGATCACGAACTATTAATTGGTTGTAATGGATGAGGCAGAGATGGATTAGGTAGACTTTAGTAGTATGAAGAGCACTGTGTAGTGAAAAAAATCGAATCGGTTAATTTTGTTCAATAAAAGGCCGTGCTTTGGTTCTTAGCGGCAAGGATTTGATGAATTTTTCTAAACAAGTTAAGTTTATGTTGTTCAATGATAAATGTGATGATATATCTACGATGTAGTGGTTCTGTGTGTTTTCTACTAATTTGCCATCATGCCATGTTCCTTGCTCCGAATTTGTAGTGCATGCTTCATATTCAGTTAACAACAGTGAGTTATATTTACTTATGTGCATTATCATTGACTGCTTATTGCTTATAATTTTGTTCAGGAAATGATCCTCACTTTTTTACTTTTGAAATTGAGCATAATGGGTTTTTCTATGGTTCGAGGGAAAATCTCACGTACACAAGTGGAACTCTTGATTACTTTGACTATTGCCACTCTGATACATTTTCAATGTTGTGGCTTGAAGAATTTATGCATCACCTAGATTACCGTTTTGATGATAGGTTGCACTTGTACTGATTGAAACCATGGAAGGATATAGTGGATGGAGTTTAGTGCTTGAAGGATGAGAAGGATGTTCTAAGGATGAGAAGGATGTTCTTGATACGATGAGTGTTGTTACCCAGAACATGATAGCGTGTGTGCTAGTTGATCACACAAATTTTCTGTGGAATTTGAGGCATGCCATGATTAGAGGATCTGATATTTAAATTGAAGCGGACAATGGAGCGGAAGAGAAGGGGTTTCAGGTATTTTTATAGATGCATGTCCACTTGTCCAGGACAAGGGCAAGGTAATACCGTAGTTGCATTACATATCAAGGACAAGGCATAACTAGTTTTGGAGATGATTTAGTGCTAACTAGCAAAcgtaggcgcggcggcacgccgcgccagaGTCTGATAATTACGTTGCAATGATTTATCGAGGTGATGATGGCAAATTGACTGATATTATTAGTCCCTTGGGGTACGTGGTTGTTTGCGTGCCGGGCTGTGGTGTGTTGCATggagttttgtttttgtttgagtgGTGGTAGCGAGCTGAACTTGGCAGGCTGGGAGGTCTTTTGATAACGTGCTGACCATCTGAAGACCTGTCTACTCGTTTGCAAACGGAATCCATATATTGCATCTCTGATATCAAAATGGTTACATTTCACTATTATTACAATCAAGATAGTTTTATGTATGAATAGATGACTATTATTAGAGATGACTATTATTAGAGAAAGATGACTGCACCAtgtcatatgatggatattgttaTTAAATGAGCCAAAAGTTTGGCCTTCggtatgagagagagagggagattaAACAAAAAATCTCAGTACAATATTGAACAAGGGCAACCTAATATCACTTTTTCCTTCTATGCATCTATTATTGCACTCTTAGAATGCAGAACACAGAACCAAAAATACTATATATTAATTTTGAGAAGCCTCTGAATTGCAAGTACATGATGATAGGTTTATAGCAAATCCGCAAAACTTTTTAATAGCTAGATCACACAGCCACATCACAACACTGTATGCTATCTAAATCACAATGGATAGAGAAGCACAGGTATCACTCGCATATGAACTGAAATGTTTACTTTTATTCAGGCTATTCATATAGCCCCTCAAGCCATTGTCCTAGAACAGGCATCCATTTCTAATGAGGTGTCCCTCTTTTCGGTAGACCATTACACATGTTTCTTCTTTATATCATTTCTACACTGTACACCTTTATCTTTTGTACATACCATGCTTCTATTTTCTCACCTCATATTTTAAAATTCCACTTTCCAATGTTATTTTGTACAACAAATATTGCCAGTTCTCaaatttatttatatttttacataatccaTTTGAGATAAAAGTAACGTTTTTCACCATCTGTGCATGAACTGAAACATTTTATTACTGAAACTGTAATCTATCTTCTATTCTGTCTTTTAAAAGATTTGTAACTCGAATACCAGTAAACTCATGATTTATTGTAGAATAATCATTTATTCTGTATCTAATTTAGGCTGCAGGATGAACATATAAATTAATTGAACTTCTTCCATTTCATATACTTCGAGCCAATTCTTCTATGTAAGATTCAAAAACAAGTATCTGACCATTTTGCACGGAAAATATATTTCCACTTTCCATCATAAATAATAACTTAAAGGGATAACTACAAAGCAAAGCCCAATGGCCAAATACACATGTGTTGTTGGTGTTGGCCTGCCGGGGGTCTGAACTTGGAACAGGAAAAATGCTTGCGTATCAAAACAAGAAATATGAAGAAATAGCATTCTAGAAATTCGAAAGATACACTAAACGGAGGAGCATATCAGGGAAAAATATATGAACTAAAATCACCATCACGGTTatgtttatccacgaagatctgcAACTCTCTCAAACatgaaagaagcagcagcaagaaCATATCAGGCGGCTCTGTGGTCAGATATCTCAAGGAAGAATCCTAGCAAAAGCAACAACCACCGCCCTACTCCGATTGCCCCCTCCAGTGCCGCTTCTAGGAGCAGGAGAAAATGTAGTTGGCTTGGACTCCTGTAGCAAGAACAGGCCTGGCTAGGAGAGGATTAACAGATATTTCTATCTACAATTTGCTTCTGCTTACTAAGTTTCTTTTTGGGGACACACTCAGACACATCACAttaataattcagaaaaaaatgcaTTAAATTGACAATCACATGTGCCATGCTTACTGCTCGGTCTATGTCTCAATCAAACTCCAATTGGCTAACAGAAATAGTATAATTGCAAAAACTGAATTAAACTCCATGGTATCAGCCAAAAGAAAGAACACAAGTAAAGTTTGCAATAATTAAGTTGCCTAAACAAAAGTTCACAGAGACACACTGTCAATTAATATGCAGCAAAACAATTGCATTTCCAACATGACCAGagaagaaaaggtactcttatgaGCTAAACATTACGCTTAATCCATTTCATATCCTCTTTCAATATAGTTACATATTCATTGTCCTTCACCAACTATGTCAGATTTTCCTCAATTATTTGGTTTTTCTCTTCAACTTTGACTTCCTCCATCTGCAGCACATAATAAATTACTTTAAACAGAACAGTATGAATTGTAAGTGGCAATTTCTTATTTGGTAATCAGTAAAAAAATCTCAACTCGCCCTGCTATATAAAATCTACCACTTTAAAAGAGAACTTAATGCAAAGGCAGGCAAGATTTTGATGCATTAATTCCTGCAGGAAATATTCACCTTTTGAGAACTAAAAGAGGAAGCAAAGACTGAGCGATCCTGTGAGGACATGGCCAATATTTTCTAGGTATATAGATACTAATTTTCTCTTACTGTATTGTTCAGTATTTATCTCAACATATAATATGTATAGAGACATGGTAATAGATATTCTAATGTATGCGCAAATCTCGATGGTATACTCTGCAGGAGACGCACTGCTTATATTCTGTTGCCTTCTTGGGAGCGCATTCAATCTTCGGAGGCTTCCGGATCTTTCGATCGCTGTGGGCGGCGGCTGCTGAAGGTACTGCTCACTTGTTTAGCGATTCTAGAAAACAACAAAAGGATGTTTGTTTAAGGGAATGGAGACACATACCATGCCTCAAGATAGAGATTAACCTGCCTGCAAATAGTTTGGTATAGTACAAACCTCTATGacaacaacggcaacagaaacctGATATGCAAAAGAAGCAAAGTAGATCTCTCAACAGGCATACAGTAGATGGGTTGAGTGTTTTTACCCCTGAGCTTCTTGTTGATCTCTAAAGCTCTAAAATACTGAATTTTCCATGTCAAAAATGCAATAAAGATGGTGGAAAAAATTCTCCCACAGTCCGAAATATCCCATTATAAAATATGCGAGGAAACGGTGGATTTAATTTCCATGTGATCCAGGACATGACTCAACAGGCAAACACATAAAAACAAATTGGCCAGTCTTAACCGGCAATGGTCACCGTCTAACTAAGTTACTTTTGTTTGTGAATTATAACTTAAACATCTGTATCCAGACCAAGATGAACTATCCATAACACTTACTTTGCTCCAGTAGAATATATATTTAAACCAGCCATGCACCATTATAAGTGATTTTGTCTGAACATTCCAAGCAGAAGGCAGTTTCCTTGCTATTAATTTAAGCAATAACTTGAGTACTAATTATTATCACAGGAAGCTCTGCACGTCCACGCTGGCTCCCAGCGCCACGCGCCAGTGGCGTCGTTTGCCGAGGCGGTTGCGACGTACTCCTCAGCGACCAGGCATGGGGATTTCCTAACCTAGACCGTGGGTTCTTGAATTGAATGAACTAAAAAGAGAAAATAAAGACTGGGAAATTAAAAAGATGAGTGGAGGGGAGCATCATCCATAGCAACATACAGAGGTGGTGAGCGGCCGATGGCAGCGTCTGCAACAGACGGACGGGAGGGAAGAACCTCTCGCCTTGGCCATGTCCACCTCCGCTGCAACCAGTGATGGGCCATCGCCGAGGATAGACCTTTTCCTGCACAGATTAGCACGGGCGACGACGGCCACCTGTCCGACCTCTCGACATGCTGACACGACGCCGCCCACCTGCCACAGCCACCGCCTCAGGGGCAAGACAACTTATGGTGAGGAAGTGTGGCAGAGAAGCCAGAGCAGGGGCGAGGCGGGAAGGCATTCGAAGTAGTACCCGACTCAGGCCACGACCGTCGGTAGGGGGGAGCTCGGCCAGGGGGGGGAGGAGGATTGCAGGGTGGAGCTCCGGTGGGGATGACCTCCTCGTCACATCCGAAAATGGCCTGTTctccaaaaaaaaacaaatcccctaATTTACAGGGAAAACacgaacagaaaaagaaaagcgtAAGAAACAGAGAAATCCAACTGCTCGTCGCGGCCATCTCCATCCTCATCGGCCACTCTACTCTCATTGTCTGGCGTGGTCAATGCGTCCGTATGCGTCCTCACTGCACCCGCTGTtggatgagagagagagagaagatgctAGAGAGAGAAAACCGAGAGGAAGAGGGAGCAGTCAGGCAGCATACCTGCTCCTCGACGCGCCTCATGCCGCCTGCAAGACTCCCATGCGCCGAGGCCGCTGAGACCTTGACTTTCTCCGGCGACAGCGCTGGCTTGAGCATCTTCGCTGTTGTGGCGTCGCGGAGGCGGACAGCGAAGGCCAGCCAAGCCGGGAGGAAGAGACGGCCTCCACCGTCATCAGCAGCTTCCGCGACATCACAAAGACGGACGACGAAGTGGCGCACGGTCTCGCTCACGAGAATGTCGCGCCGGTTGACGACGGCGGCCGCACTTGCCTCCTCAACGATTGAGTCCGTGACCCAGCTATGGCATAGCCTGGCGGCGAGACCGCGGGCTCGCATCTGCAGCAACTCTAGAGCACCGTTGAGCGACCGCCAGCGGACCAGTCGTCGGGGCCGGGGCCGGGGCCGGGGCCGCTTCCAGCTGAGGAGCTACATCGGAGCTCCTCGTCGACGGCCGCGACACCGAGCCACACCACGACCGCGGAAGAGCTCGATCCCAACGGCCGCGACACCGAGCCACACCACGGCTGCGGAAGAGCTCGGCCAGGGGATCTCACGGCAGGGAAGAACTCGTGACGACAACCGCCACTCAATGTCGCTCTCCAACTCCTCGATCCTTTCGGCGTCGAAGCTCCATCAGCCAATAATCTGGAGCGTGCTCCACTTGAATCCGGGGcgcccctggccgtgccgccccgAGCTGCGCCGCGCCGCACCCGCCACGACCGCACTGGCCCGGCCGCAGCCGCCTCGGCAGCCCCGCGCccgccctggctgcgccgcccgaGCCGCACCGCGCCGCCCGAGCCGCGCTGCCCCCGCCCTGGCCGCGCTCGCCACGCCCGCCCCGGCCGGCGCGCTCGGCGGCGCGTGCCCTCACCGCCCCGCCTAGCGCAGGCCGCTGCGCTCGGCCGCGTGCCCGCCTGCGTGAACGCGATACGCGGTCGACCTCGCCGAGCTGCACGCCCGCTGGGTGCCGCGCTCCGTCGCGTACCCACCTGAATGCCCGCGCTGCaggcccggccgcgccgccctcgccCTGCCGTCGTTGGCCCTGCGCTCGGCTGGTCCGTGGCGGATGAAGAAGATAAGGAGTTGAACTAAAACATACCACATGTGGGGACGTGGGCACCAGCGCCGCTTTGACCATCCGGCAAAATTACAGAACTGGCCTACCACCGTCTAAGACTATTGCAGCTATGACCACAACAAAAATGCTCCAAAGCAGGAGAAAAGAACTCCCAAAATTTCAAGATGGCCCCGGAATTGCACACAAGAAAACCACCACGGGAATTAACTACAAAAGAGTAGACGTGTCAGAACACAGTTAACCCAGGAAAAAATTCAAAATTCTAGCAAAAATCGAAGCTGTTCAGCTTTAGTATAGTAGTTACTAAAGTAGTGCAAGATGATGAGACTCATAGTGATTCAGATTTCGTTGGCAGTGACAATGAGACtgaagatggtgatgatgattTATTTCTTAACAATGTGGATATATATGTAGAGGATAACGATGATGTGCAAGACAATGTTAAAATAGAAAATGAACAAACTTTACATAACACAGACCTAATTTTGAGAGAAGAAGATGAGAAGCAGTTGCATTCCACATTCAAGGTCTTCAATCCACTTGTTTATATGGATAATCCACTATTCAAAGCCTACGTTCCCCTTCTCCTCTCCTACACATTTATCCTATGGTACACTAACACCTCTTGGTCTACGTACATATATTTCAAGGAGGACTTTAATTTGCTGGTTCATAGGACTAAGCAAGAACTTCATCCCTTTATCACCTCTATAGTTAACTCACTGTAAAAACTCCTTAGTTAGATACCCCCCacaccccctgatacgtctccgacgtatcgataatttcttatgttccatgccacattattgatgttatctacatgttttatgcacactttatgtcatattcgtgcattttctggaactaacctattaacaagatgccgaagtgccagttgctgttttctgctgtttttggtttcagaaatcctagtaaggaaatattctcggaattggacgaaatcaaagcccaggggcctattttctcacgaagcttccagaagtccgaaggagagacgaagaggggcca
It includes:
- the LOC127293532 gene encoding LOW QUALITY PROTEIN: deoxyuridine 5'-triphosphate nucleotidohydrolase (The sequence of the model RefSeq protein was modified relative to this genomic sequence to represent the inferred CDS: deleted 2 bases in 1 codon) codes for the protein MAGEFGAIRSASRLAASLFIALRHHRHLRPHHNSSPPLPRRLPPRTFPSVAMAATNGAAAADSVQEPPHKITKIAPLLKVKKLSENAILPRRGSALAAGYDLSSAVEVTVPARGKALVATDLSIAIPEGTYARVGKLAAGLDHEMLFLDYTLFSFLFAPHVFDEMLVCFAAPRSGLALKHSIDVGAGVIDADYRGPVGVVLFNHSEVDFAVKPGDRIAQLIIQVIATPEVAEVEDLDATLRGEGGFGSTGV